A portion of the Melanotaenia boesemani isolate fMelBoe1 chromosome 2, fMelBoe1.pri, whole genome shotgun sequence genome contains these proteins:
- the LOC121652838 gene encoding GTPase IMAP family member 5, with protein MDKRKKGSAKDLRLMVVGSSGPSQFQLTNAILGREEFSKDVTSTSSSMKMVGELSGRRVTVVNGPNIYDKDISHAKRKMELRRSKCLCMPGPHAFLVAFDMEKISLNDMKTVTLLKKRFGKNCFQHCMVLLAYEGNLDGAALENRVRKTDWYLRELIEGYSGRFHVFNKNWRDRSQERSLLQKIDLMVASLGGRYYSSKTFQKAEDSVKKEERRLRKKRAGEIEKTWNNMEKHYVAEELCSQKDTYIANVGAEIQTKAELDNSWLRTSLARGLGTGLVVGAVVGALFGYIEGPGGMVLYGIIGGAVGGSAGGTAQVAIKHMENRVAPPARLNFNSIFINRFFTAPRSLQCD; from the exons ATGGATAAGAGGAAGAAAG GATCTGCTAAGGACTTGAGGCTCATGGTGGTTGGTAGCAGTGGACCCTCTCAGTTCCAACTAACCAATGCCATACTTGGAAGAGAGGAGTTCTCCAAGGATGTCACCAGCACTTCTTCCAGCATGAAGATGGTGGGAGAGCTCTCTGGTAGACGAGTGACTGTGGTGAACGGGCCAAACATCTATGACAAGGATATATCTCATGCAAAGAGGAAGATGGAGCTGAGGAGGTCTAAGTGCTTATGCATGCCTGGTCCTCATGCCTTTCTTGTTGCCTTTGATATGGAGAAAATCTCACTGAATGACATGAAAACAGTTACACTGCTAAAAAAGCGCTTTGGAAAAAACTGCTTTCAACACTGCATGGTCCTCCTGGCTTATGAAGGAAATCTGGATGGAGCTGCCTTGGAAAACAGGGTGAGGAAGACTGACTGGTACCTGAGAGAACTGATAGAGGGGTACAGTGGacgttttcatgttttcaacaAGAACTGGAGAGATCGAAGCCAGGAGAGAAGCCTGCTGCAGAAGATTGACTTGATGGTGGCTTCGTTAGGAGGGAGGTACTACTCCAGCAAAACTTTCCAGAAGGCAGAAGACAGCGTGAAGAAGGAGGAAAGGCGACTCAGGAAGAAGAGGGCAGGAGAGATTGAAAAGACATGGAATAACATGGAGAAGCATTATGTAGCAGAAGAGCTGTGTTCCCAGAAGGATACCTACATTGCTAATGTTGGTGCTGAGATCCAAACCAAAGCAGAGCTGGACAACAGCTGGCTCAGAACCTCCTTGGCCAGAGGACTGGGTACAGGCTTGGTTGTGGGGGCTGTTGTGGGTGCACTTTTTGGATATATTGAGGGGCCAGGAGGGATGGTTCTTTATGGTATTATTGGTGGGGCAGTAGGTGGATCTGCAGGAGGAACCGCTCAGGTAGCAATAAAACATATGGAGAACAGAGTAGCCCCACCCGCCAGACTCAACTTTAACTCAATCTTTATCAATCGCTTCTTCACAGCTCCTCGTTCACTACAATGtgattag